The Temnothorax longispinosus isolate EJ_2023e chromosome 12, Tlon_JGU_v1, whole genome shotgun sequence genome includes a window with the following:
- the LOC139823130 gene encoding uncharacterized protein isoform X3, translated as MLENAGEDGLMSFTLVECGRVQMSLANEAVEHEAKVEQYVAAPLQHILDTDVPNILKYRRNLQRLILDMDSARTRYFQAIKHSTGAGATKIESLREELEDAELKVEQCRDQLAAEMFQLMSRETELAQTIIQYIKLQRAYHESALHCLEDLIPTMESYINDNEMKPVYGYPLEEHLRVTNRKIALPIQLCVSALLRLGMEEEGLFRIAGAASKSRRIKLSLDACCLNLTTALEYKDPHVIAGALKSYLRELPEPLLTYKLYPEWMAAAKISPSDMRLRALWEVLYKLPPANLENLRFLIKFLAVLTKNQDVNKMTPQNIAIVIAPNLIWSPQEDANTIVMNMSTANNSSLIVDQLITYADWFFPGEMDFDRDLEIGIVNDTEHQTIGMRRCVSNSSLSDHGESPTQGSPKPAARRKNKPAPTPPGGNTPDRHDKPPPTPDKPPRALTSTLNRSTYKSQKHEVNTELIRHDSYVEKYEKHPETDAKSQSVSESIPTDVHPDDDPERLQETVVHQSEVFNYNEADKSVQEPQKCDAKVNVPSAKEKPNGNSSDNTSVAKIITEMEHNETIVQRPKPVPTEKPSTLERRRPVAAPRSITNIVHNTAEEGVELRKKSDSNTHITPNDRSSKPAIPERPPGLIRPSSLIRQQPRSTNDNTETDPGPLTLERAHVYSVDKQQVSIIQVRGGNNAFPGESTGNTATSNLQRSPSVGSRPSSMSLYGTERPEKPERPDAPHEQAKAHTRTRSEGNIIDVQTQTNTVVTVLKSPQQKPASPRVHQRPPRPQPPPPPPPTARPKSDQESTNL; from the exons ATGTTGGAGAACGCCGGCGAGGACGGTCTCATGAGTTTCACGCTGGTGGAGTGTGGGCGAGTGCAGATGTCGTTGGCTAACGAAGCCGTGGAACATGAGGCTAAAGTCGAACAATATGTGGCCGCCCCGCTGCAACATATTTTAGACACTGATGTACCAAATATATTGAAGTATAGGAGAAACTTGCAACGTCTTATTTTGGACATGGACAGCGCCAGAACGAGATACTTCCAAGCGATTAAACACAGTACTG GTGCAGGCGCAACAAAGATAGAAAGCTTGAGGGAAGAATTAGAAGATGCCGAATTGAAAGTTGAGCAATGCCGAGATCAATTGGCCGCAGAGATGTTCCAGCTTATGTCGCGAGAGACTGAACTAGCTCAGACGATTATTCAGTATATAAAACTTCAACGAGCGTATCATGAAAGTGCATTGCATTGTCTTGAAGATCTTATACCCACAATGGAGAGCTATATTA ATGATAACGAAATGAAGCCAGTATACGGATATCCTCTTGAAGAGCACCTTAGGGTAACAAACAGAAAAATCGCACTGCCCATACAACTGTGTGTATCCGCGTTACTGCGTCTGGGTATGGAGGAGGAAGGCCTTTTTAGAATAGCTGGCGCCGCCTCGAAATCACGACGAATCAAGTTGAGCCTGGACGCCTGCTGTCTCAATTTAACGACAGCCCTTGAATACAAAGATCCGCATGTTATTGCTGGCGCGTTGAAATCATACTTACGGGAATTGCCGGAGCCTTTATTGACGTACAA ATTGTATCCCGAATGGATGGCTGCTGCAAAAATCTCGCCTAGCGACATGAGATTACGAGCTCTCTGGGAAGTATTATATAAGTTACCACCGGCGAACCTAGAAAACCTGcggtttttaattaagtttctaGCTGTGCTCACGAAGAATCaagatgtaaataaaatgacgCCGCAGAACATCGCTATCGTCATCGCGCCAAATCTGATTTGGAGTCCGCAAGAGGACGCAAATACAATAGT GATGAACATGAGTACAGCGAACAACTCTAGTCTTATAGTAGAccaattaattacatatgcGGATTGGTTCTTCCCCGGCGAGATGGATTTTGATCGCGATCTGGAAATCGGGATCGTGAACGATACGGAACATCAGACCATCGGTATGCGCCGTTGCGTATCCAACAGTAGTCTCAGCGATCACGGCGAGAGCCCGACGCAGGGCAGCCCGAAGCCAGCGGCACGTCGGAAGAATAAACCGGCGCCGACACCGCCGGGCGGCAATACTCCGGATCGGCACGATAAACCGCCGCCGACACCGGACAAACCACCGAGAGCCTTGACATCTACTCTGAATCGATCAACGTATAAAAGCCAAAAGCACGAAGTGAATACCGAATTGATACGACACGACAGCTACGTGGAGAAATACGAGAAGCATCCGGAGACGGATGCAAAATCGCAGTCAGTCTCAGAATCGATTCCGACGGATGTTCATCCTGACGATGATCCCGAGCGGTTGCAAGAGACCGTCGTTCACCAAAGTGAAGTCTTCAATTACAATGAAGCGGACAAAAGTGTTCAAGAACCGCAGAAATGCGATGCGAAAGTAAATGTGCCGAGTGCAAAAGAGAAACCAAATGGGAACTCGTCCGACAATACGAGTGTTGCTAAAATAATTACAGAGATGGAGCATAACGAGACTATAGTGCAGAGACCAAAACCAGTGCCTACGGAGAAGCCATCCACATTGGAAAGGAGAAGACCGGTCGCAGCCCCGAGAAGTATAACGAATATTGTACATAACACAG CGGAAGAAGGAGTGGAGTTGCGTAAAAAGTCAGATAGCAATACGCATATAACACCGAATGACAGAAGCAGTAAACCGGCGATACCCGAGCGACCGCCCGGCTTAATTCGTCCGTCGAGTCTTATCAGGCAGCAGCCGCGTTCTACTAATGACAATACAGAGACCGATCCAGGG CCTTTAACCCTGGAACGGGCTCACGTGTATTCCGTGGACAAACAGCAGGTCAGTATAATACAAGTGCGTGGGGGGAACAACGCCTTCCCGGGCGAGAGCACTGGCAACACGGCAACTTCGAACTTGCAGAGAAGCCCAAGCGTGGGTAGCAGGCCGTCGTCAATGTCGTTGTACGGCACCGAACGCCCGGAGAAGCCCGAGAGGCCGGACGCGCCGCACGAGCAAGCGAAGGCGCACACACGCACCAGATCGGAAGGTAATATTATAGACGTCCAAACGCAGACCAACACGGTGGTGACGGTTCTCAAGTCGCCGCAGCAGAAGCCAGCCTCGCCGAGGGTTCACCAGCGACCACCGAGGCCAcagccgccgccaccgccgccacccaCTGCACGACCTAAATCGGATCAAGAGAGTACCAATCTCTAG
- the LOC139823130 gene encoding rho GTPase-activating protein 44 isoform X2 yields the protein MKKQFFRVKQLADQRFSRAGKTEVLTDDLVAADKHVEQIRLALTGLSKRLGNPPNQTITQDPALKEKRLKKCPEYTLGQTMLENAGEDGLMSFTLVECGRVQMSLANEAVEHEAKVEQYVAAPLQHILDTDVPNILKYRRNLQRLILDMDSARTRYFQAIKHSTGAGATKIESLREELEDAELKVEQCRDQLAAEMFQLMSRETELAQTIIQYIKLQRAYHESALHCLEDLIPTMESYINDNEMKPVYGYPLEEHLRVTNRKIALPIQLCVSALLRLGMEEEGLFRIAGAASKSRRIKLSLDACCLNLTTALEYKDPHVIAGALKSYLRELPEPLLTYKLYPEWMAAAKISPSDMRLRALWEVLYKLPPANLENLRFLIKFLAVLTKNQDVNKMTPQNIAIVIAPNLIWSPQEDANTIVMNMSTANNSSLIVDQLITYADWFFPGEMDFDRDLEIGIVNDTEHQTIGMRRCVSNSSLSDHGESPTQGSPKPAARRKNKPAPTPPGGNTPDRHDKPPPTPDKPPRALTSTLNRSTYKSQKHEVNTELIRHDSYVEKYEKHPETDAKSQSVSESIPTDVHPDDDPERLQETVVHQSEVFNYNEADKSVQEPQKCDAKVNVPSAKEKPNGNSSDNTSVAKIITEMEHNETIVQRPKPVPTEKPSTLERRRPVAAPRSITNIVHNTAEEGVELRKKSDSNTHITPNDRSSKPAIPERPPGLIRPSSLIRQQPRSTNDNTETDPGPLTLERAHVYSVDKQQRSPSVGSRPSSMSLYGTERPEKPERPDAPHEQAKAHTRTRSEGNIIDVQTQTNTVVTVLKSPQQKPASPRVHQRPPRPQPPPPPPPTARPKSDQESTNL from the exons ATGAAGAAGCAGTTTTTCCGGGTGAAGCAGCTCGCCGATCAGAGGTTCTCCAG AGCTGGTAAGACGGAGGTGTTGACGGATGATCTGGTGGCTGCCGACAAGCATGTTGAACAGATCAGACTAGCTCTCACCGGTCTCAGCAAACGACTCGGAAATCCGCCGAACCAAACCATTACTCAAGATCCGGCTCTCAAGGAAAAACGTCTg aaaaaaTGCCCCGAGTACACACTCGGGCAAACCATGTTGGAGAACGCCGGCGAGGACGGTCTCATGAGTTTCACGCTGGTGGAGTGTGGGCGAGTGCAGATGTCGTTGGCTAACGAAGCCGTGGAACATGAGGCTAAAGTCGAACAATATGTGGCCGCCCCGCTGCAACATATTTTAGACACTGATGTACCAAATATATTGAAGTATAGGAGAAACTTGCAACGTCTTATTTTGGACATGGACAGCGCCAGAACGAGATACTTCCAAGCGATTAAACACAGTACTG GTGCAGGCGCAACAAAGATAGAAAGCTTGAGGGAAGAATTAGAAGATGCCGAATTGAAAGTTGAGCAATGCCGAGATCAATTGGCCGCAGAGATGTTCCAGCTTATGTCGCGAGAGACTGAACTAGCTCAGACGATTATTCAGTATATAAAACTTCAACGAGCGTATCATGAAAGTGCATTGCATTGTCTTGAAGATCTTATACCCACAATGGAGAGCTATATTA ATGATAACGAAATGAAGCCAGTATACGGATATCCTCTTGAAGAGCACCTTAGGGTAACAAACAGAAAAATCGCACTGCCCATACAACTGTGTGTATCCGCGTTACTGCGTCTGGGTATGGAGGAGGAAGGCCTTTTTAGAATAGCTGGCGCCGCCTCGAAATCACGACGAATCAAGTTGAGCCTGGACGCCTGCTGTCTCAATTTAACGACAGCCCTTGAATACAAAGATCCGCATGTTATTGCTGGCGCGTTGAAATCATACTTACGGGAATTGCCGGAGCCTTTATTGACGTACAA ATTGTATCCCGAATGGATGGCTGCTGCAAAAATCTCGCCTAGCGACATGAGATTACGAGCTCTCTGGGAAGTATTATATAAGTTACCACCGGCGAACCTAGAAAACCTGcggtttttaattaagtttctaGCTGTGCTCACGAAGAATCaagatgtaaataaaatgacgCCGCAGAACATCGCTATCGTCATCGCGCCAAATCTGATTTGGAGTCCGCAAGAGGACGCAAATACAATAGT GATGAACATGAGTACAGCGAACAACTCTAGTCTTATAGTAGAccaattaattacatatgcGGATTGGTTCTTCCCCGGCGAGATGGATTTTGATCGCGATCTGGAAATCGGGATCGTGAACGATACGGAACATCAGACCATCGGTATGCGCCGTTGCGTATCCAACAGTAGTCTCAGCGATCACGGCGAGAGCCCGACGCAGGGCAGCCCGAAGCCAGCGGCACGTCGGAAGAATAAACCGGCGCCGACACCGCCGGGCGGCAATACTCCGGATCGGCACGATAAACCGCCGCCGACACCGGACAAACCACCGAGAGCCTTGACATCTACTCTGAATCGATCAACGTATAAAAGCCAAAAGCACGAAGTGAATACCGAATTGATACGACACGACAGCTACGTGGAGAAATACGAGAAGCATCCGGAGACGGATGCAAAATCGCAGTCAGTCTCAGAATCGATTCCGACGGATGTTCATCCTGACGATGATCCCGAGCGGTTGCAAGAGACCGTCGTTCACCAAAGTGAAGTCTTCAATTACAATGAAGCGGACAAAAGTGTTCAAGAACCGCAGAAATGCGATGCGAAAGTAAATGTGCCGAGTGCAAAAGAGAAACCAAATGGGAACTCGTCCGACAATACGAGTGTTGCTAAAATAATTACAGAGATGGAGCATAACGAGACTATAGTGCAGAGACCAAAACCAGTGCCTACGGAGAAGCCATCCACATTGGAAAGGAGAAGACCGGTCGCAGCCCCGAGAAGTATAACGAATATTGTACATAACACAG CGGAAGAAGGAGTGGAGTTGCGTAAAAAGTCAGATAGCAATACGCATATAACACCGAATGACAGAAGCAGTAAACCGGCGATACCCGAGCGACCGCCCGGCTTAATTCGTCCGTCGAGTCTTATCAGGCAGCAGCCGCGTTCTACTAATGACAATACAGAGACCGATCCAGGG CCTTTAACCCTGGAACGGGCTCACGTGTATTCCGTGGACAAACAGCAG AGAAGCCCAAGCGTGGGTAGCAGGCCGTCGTCAATGTCGTTGTACGGCACCGAACGCCCGGAGAAGCCCGAGAGGCCGGACGCGCCGCACGAGCAAGCGAAGGCGCACACACGCACCAGATCGGAAGGTAATATTATAGACGTCCAAACGCAGACCAACACGGTGGTGACGGTTCTCAAGTCGCCGCAGCAGAAGCCAGCCTCGCCGAGGGTTCACCAGCGACCACCGAGGCCAcagccgccgccaccgccgccacccaCTGCACGACCTAAATCGGATCAAGAGAGTACCAATCTCTAG
- the LOC139823130 gene encoding rho GTPase-activating protein 44 isoform X4, protein MKKQFFRVKQLADQRFSRAGKTEVLTDDLVAADKHVEQIRLALTGLSKRLGNPPNQTITQDPALKEKRLKKCPEYTLGQTMLENAGEDGLMSFTLVECGRVQMSLANEAVEHEAKVEQYVAAPLQHILDTDVPNILKYRRNLQRLILDMDSARTRYFQAIKHSTGAGATKIESLREELEDAELKVEQCRDQLAAEMFQLMSRETELAQTIIQYIKLQRAYHESALHCLEDLIPTMESYINDNEMKPVYGYPLEEHLRVTNRKIALPIQLCVSALLRLGMEEEGLFRIAGAASKSRRIKLSLDACCLNLTTALEYKDPHVIAGALKSYLRELPEPLLTYKLYPEWMAAAKISPSDMRLRALWEVLYKLPPANLENLRFLIKFLAVLTKNQDVNKMTPQNIAIVIAPNLIWSPQEDANTIVMNMSTANNSSLIVDQLITYADWFFPGEMDFDRDLEIGIVNDTEHQTIGMRRCVSNSSLSDHGESPTQGSPKPAARRKNKPAPTPPGGNTPDRHDKPPPTPDKPPRALTSTLNRSTYKSQKHEVNTELIRHDSYVEKYEKHPETDAKSQSVSESIPTDVHPDDDPERLQETVVHQSEVFNYNEADKSVQEPQKCDAKVNVPSAKEKPNGNSSDNTSVAKIITEMEHNETIVQRPKPVPTEKPSTLERRRPVAAPRSITNIVHNTAEEGVELRKKSDSNTHITPNDRSSKPAIPERPPGLIRPSSLIRQQPRSTNDNTETDPGLLRVDNK, encoded by the exons ATGAAGAAGCAGTTTTTCCGGGTGAAGCAGCTCGCCGATCAGAGGTTCTCCAG AGCTGGTAAGACGGAGGTGTTGACGGATGATCTGGTGGCTGCCGACAAGCATGTTGAACAGATCAGACTAGCTCTCACCGGTCTCAGCAAACGACTCGGAAATCCGCCGAACCAAACCATTACTCAAGATCCGGCTCTCAAGGAAAAACGTCTg aaaaaaTGCCCCGAGTACACACTCGGGCAAACCATGTTGGAGAACGCCGGCGAGGACGGTCTCATGAGTTTCACGCTGGTGGAGTGTGGGCGAGTGCAGATGTCGTTGGCTAACGAAGCCGTGGAACATGAGGCTAAAGTCGAACAATATGTGGCCGCCCCGCTGCAACATATTTTAGACACTGATGTACCAAATATATTGAAGTATAGGAGAAACTTGCAACGTCTTATTTTGGACATGGACAGCGCCAGAACGAGATACTTCCAAGCGATTAAACACAGTACTG GTGCAGGCGCAACAAAGATAGAAAGCTTGAGGGAAGAATTAGAAGATGCCGAATTGAAAGTTGAGCAATGCCGAGATCAATTGGCCGCAGAGATGTTCCAGCTTATGTCGCGAGAGACTGAACTAGCTCAGACGATTATTCAGTATATAAAACTTCAACGAGCGTATCATGAAAGTGCATTGCATTGTCTTGAAGATCTTATACCCACAATGGAGAGCTATATTA ATGATAACGAAATGAAGCCAGTATACGGATATCCTCTTGAAGAGCACCTTAGGGTAACAAACAGAAAAATCGCACTGCCCATACAACTGTGTGTATCCGCGTTACTGCGTCTGGGTATGGAGGAGGAAGGCCTTTTTAGAATAGCTGGCGCCGCCTCGAAATCACGACGAATCAAGTTGAGCCTGGACGCCTGCTGTCTCAATTTAACGACAGCCCTTGAATACAAAGATCCGCATGTTATTGCTGGCGCGTTGAAATCATACTTACGGGAATTGCCGGAGCCTTTATTGACGTACAA ATTGTATCCCGAATGGATGGCTGCTGCAAAAATCTCGCCTAGCGACATGAGATTACGAGCTCTCTGGGAAGTATTATATAAGTTACCACCGGCGAACCTAGAAAACCTGcggtttttaattaagtttctaGCTGTGCTCACGAAGAATCaagatgtaaataaaatgacgCCGCAGAACATCGCTATCGTCATCGCGCCAAATCTGATTTGGAGTCCGCAAGAGGACGCAAATACAATAGT GATGAACATGAGTACAGCGAACAACTCTAGTCTTATAGTAGAccaattaattacatatgcGGATTGGTTCTTCCCCGGCGAGATGGATTTTGATCGCGATCTGGAAATCGGGATCGTGAACGATACGGAACATCAGACCATCGGTATGCGCCGTTGCGTATCCAACAGTAGTCTCAGCGATCACGGCGAGAGCCCGACGCAGGGCAGCCCGAAGCCAGCGGCACGTCGGAAGAATAAACCGGCGCCGACACCGCCGGGCGGCAATACTCCGGATCGGCACGATAAACCGCCGCCGACACCGGACAAACCACCGAGAGCCTTGACATCTACTCTGAATCGATCAACGTATAAAAGCCAAAAGCACGAAGTGAATACCGAATTGATACGACACGACAGCTACGTGGAGAAATACGAGAAGCATCCGGAGACGGATGCAAAATCGCAGTCAGTCTCAGAATCGATTCCGACGGATGTTCATCCTGACGATGATCCCGAGCGGTTGCAAGAGACCGTCGTTCACCAAAGTGAAGTCTTCAATTACAATGAAGCGGACAAAAGTGTTCAAGAACCGCAGAAATGCGATGCGAAAGTAAATGTGCCGAGTGCAAAAGAGAAACCAAATGGGAACTCGTCCGACAATACGAGTGTTGCTAAAATAATTACAGAGATGGAGCATAACGAGACTATAGTGCAGAGACCAAAACCAGTGCCTACGGAGAAGCCATCCACATTGGAAAGGAGAAGACCGGTCGCAGCCCCGAGAAGTATAACGAATATTGTACATAACACAG CGGAAGAAGGAGTGGAGTTGCGTAAAAAGTCAGATAGCAATACGCATATAACACCGAATGACAGAAGCAGTAAACCGGCGATACCCGAGCGACCGCCCGGCTTAATTCGTCCGTCGAGTCTTATCAGGCAGCAGCCGCGTTCTACTAATGACAATACAGAGACCGATCCAGGG TTACTACGGGTGGACAACAAATAA
- the LOC139823130 gene encoding rho GTPase-activating protein 17 isoform X1, giving the protein MKKQFFRVKQLADQRFSRAGKTEVLTDDLVAADKHVEQIRLALTGLSKRLGNPPNQTITQDPALKEKRLKKCPEYTLGQTMLENAGEDGLMSFTLVECGRVQMSLANEAVEHEAKVEQYVAAPLQHILDTDVPNILKYRRNLQRLILDMDSARTRYFQAIKHSTGAGATKIESLREELEDAELKVEQCRDQLAAEMFQLMSRETELAQTIIQYIKLQRAYHESALHCLEDLIPTMESYINDNEMKPVYGYPLEEHLRVTNRKIALPIQLCVSALLRLGMEEEGLFRIAGAASKSRRIKLSLDACCLNLTTALEYKDPHVIAGALKSYLRELPEPLLTYKLYPEWMAAAKISPSDMRLRALWEVLYKLPPANLENLRFLIKFLAVLTKNQDVNKMTPQNIAIVIAPNLIWSPQEDANTIVMNMSTANNSSLIVDQLITYADWFFPGEMDFDRDLEIGIVNDTEHQTIGMRRCVSNSSLSDHGESPTQGSPKPAARRKNKPAPTPPGGNTPDRHDKPPPTPDKPPRALTSTLNRSTYKSQKHEVNTELIRHDSYVEKYEKHPETDAKSQSVSESIPTDVHPDDDPERLQETVVHQSEVFNYNEADKSVQEPQKCDAKVNVPSAKEKPNGNSSDNTSVAKIITEMEHNETIVQRPKPVPTEKPSTLERRRPVAAPRSITNIVHNTAEEGVELRKKSDSNTHITPNDRSSKPAIPERPPGLIRPSSLIRQQPRSTNDNTETDPGPLTLERAHVYSVDKQQVSIIQVRGGNNAFPGESTGNTATSNLQRSPSVGSRPSSMSLYGTERPEKPERPDAPHEQAKAHTRTRSEGNIIDVQTQTNTVVTVLKSPQQKPASPRVHQRPPRPQPPPPPPPTARPKSDQESTNL; this is encoded by the exons ATGAAGAAGCAGTTTTTCCGGGTGAAGCAGCTCGCCGATCAGAGGTTCTCCAG AGCTGGTAAGACGGAGGTGTTGACGGATGATCTGGTGGCTGCCGACAAGCATGTTGAACAGATCAGACTAGCTCTCACCGGTCTCAGCAAACGACTCGGAAATCCGCCGAACCAAACCATTACTCAAGATCCGGCTCTCAAGGAAAAACGTCTg aaaaaaTGCCCCGAGTACACACTCGGGCAAACCATGTTGGAGAACGCCGGCGAGGACGGTCTCATGAGTTTCACGCTGGTGGAGTGTGGGCGAGTGCAGATGTCGTTGGCTAACGAAGCCGTGGAACATGAGGCTAAAGTCGAACAATATGTGGCCGCCCCGCTGCAACATATTTTAGACACTGATGTACCAAATATATTGAAGTATAGGAGAAACTTGCAACGTCTTATTTTGGACATGGACAGCGCCAGAACGAGATACTTCCAAGCGATTAAACACAGTACTG GTGCAGGCGCAACAAAGATAGAAAGCTTGAGGGAAGAATTAGAAGATGCCGAATTGAAAGTTGAGCAATGCCGAGATCAATTGGCCGCAGAGATGTTCCAGCTTATGTCGCGAGAGACTGAACTAGCTCAGACGATTATTCAGTATATAAAACTTCAACGAGCGTATCATGAAAGTGCATTGCATTGTCTTGAAGATCTTATACCCACAATGGAGAGCTATATTA ATGATAACGAAATGAAGCCAGTATACGGATATCCTCTTGAAGAGCACCTTAGGGTAACAAACAGAAAAATCGCACTGCCCATACAACTGTGTGTATCCGCGTTACTGCGTCTGGGTATGGAGGAGGAAGGCCTTTTTAGAATAGCTGGCGCCGCCTCGAAATCACGACGAATCAAGTTGAGCCTGGACGCCTGCTGTCTCAATTTAACGACAGCCCTTGAATACAAAGATCCGCATGTTATTGCTGGCGCGTTGAAATCATACTTACGGGAATTGCCGGAGCCTTTATTGACGTACAA ATTGTATCCCGAATGGATGGCTGCTGCAAAAATCTCGCCTAGCGACATGAGATTACGAGCTCTCTGGGAAGTATTATATAAGTTACCACCGGCGAACCTAGAAAACCTGcggtttttaattaagtttctaGCTGTGCTCACGAAGAATCaagatgtaaataaaatgacgCCGCAGAACATCGCTATCGTCATCGCGCCAAATCTGATTTGGAGTCCGCAAGAGGACGCAAATACAATAGT GATGAACATGAGTACAGCGAACAACTCTAGTCTTATAGTAGAccaattaattacatatgcGGATTGGTTCTTCCCCGGCGAGATGGATTTTGATCGCGATCTGGAAATCGGGATCGTGAACGATACGGAACATCAGACCATCGGTATGCGCCGTTGCGTATCCAACAGTAGTCTCAGCGATCACGGCGAGAGCCCGACGCAGGGCAGCCCGAAGCCAGCGGCACGTCGGAAGAATAAACCGGCGCCGACACCGCCGGGCGGCAATACTCCGGATCGGCACGATAAACCGCCGCCGACACCGGACAAACCACCGAGAGCCTTGACATCTACTCTGAATCGATCAACGTATAAAAGCCAAAAGCACGAAGTGAATACCGAATTGATACGACACGACAGCTACGTGGAGAAATACGAGAAGCATCCGGAGACGGATGCAAAATCGCAGTCAGTCTCAGAATCGATTCCGACGGATGTTCATCCTGACGATGATCCCGAGCGGTTGCAAGAGACCGTCGTTCACCAAAGTGAAGTCTTCAATTACAATGAAGCGGACAAAAGTGTTCAAGAACCGCAGAAATGCGATGCGAAAGTAAATGTGCCGAGTGCAAAAGAGAAACCAAATGGGAACTCGTCCGACAATACGAGTGTTGCTAAAATAATTACAGAGATGGAGCATAACGAGACTATAGTGCAGAGACCAAAACCAGTGCCTACGGAGAAGCCATCCACATTGGAAAGGAGAAGACCGGTCGCAGCCCCGAGAAGTATAACGAATATTGTACATAACACAG CGGAAGAAGGAGTGGAGTTGCGTAAAAAGTCAGATAGCAATACGCATATAACACCGAATGACAGAAGCAGTAAACCGGCGATACCCGAGCGACCGCCCGGCTTAATTCGTCCGTCGAGTCTTATCAGGCAGCAGCCGCGTTCTACTAATGACAATACAGAGACCGATCCAGGG CCTTTAACCCTGGAACGGGCTCACGTGTATTCCGTGGACAAACAGCAGGTCAGTATAATACAAGTGCGTGGGGGGAACAACGCCTTCCCGGGCGAGAGCACTGGCAACACGGCAACTTCGAACTTGCAGAGAAGCCCAAGCGTGGGTAGCAGGCCGTCGTCAATGTCGTTGTACGGCACCGAACGCCCGGAGAAGCCCGAGAGGCCGGACGCGCCGCACGAGCAAGCGAAGGCGCACACACGCACCAGATCGGAAGGTAATATTATAGACGTCCAAACGCAGACCAACACGGTGGTGACGGTTCTCAAGTCGCCGCAGCAGAAGCCAGCCTCGCCGAGGGTTCACCAGCGACCACCGAGGCCAcagccgccgccaccgccgccacccaCTGCACGACCTAAATCGGATCAAGAGAGTACCAATCTCTAG